The following proteins are co-located in the Conyzicola lurida genome:
- a CDS encoding DegT/DnrJ/EryC1/StrS family aminotransferase, giving the protein MTESLPAGFPLATSSWDDNEYAALQSVIASGRFTMGPLVAQFEKDFAAQFGSAFGVMVNSGSSANLLLIAAAVLDPRSDLNAGDEVIVPAVSWATTYYPLQQYGLTLKFVDIDVDTLNLDLDQLEAAIGPKTKAIFAVNLLGNPNDFGRLQAIADQHGLLVFEDNCESLGATFEGKAAGTFGQMGTFSTFFSHHIATMEGGLILTDDEQLRQILVSLRAHGWTRELPADNFVFPKTGDVFDDLFRFVLPGYNVRPLEMSGALGIEQTKKIPALIAGRRENAAYFVEKMRDVADIRIQKETGESSWFGFSLVLEGALAGRRSEVVAALTAAKIESRPIVAGNFTRNPVMRYLDAVVPESLPAADKIHEDGLFVGNHHFAVHESIDLLHETITGLI; this is encoded by the coding sequence ATGACCGAATCCCTCCCGGCCGGCTTCCCCCTCGCGACCTCGTCGTGGGACGACAACGAGTACGCCGCCCTGCAGTCGGTGATCGCCAGCGGCCGTTTCACCATGGGCCCGCTCGTCGCCCAGTTCGAGAAGGACTTCGCCGCCCAGTTCGGATCCGCCTTCGGCGTGATGGTCAACTCCGGCAGCAGCGCCAACCTGCTGCTGATCGCTGCCGCCGTGCTCGACCCGAGAAGCGACCTCAACGCCGGCGACGAGGTCATCGTGCCCGCTGTCTCCTGGGCCACGACCTACTACCCGTTGCAGCAGTACGGCCTCACGCTCAAGTTCGTCGACATCGACGTCGACACCCTCAACCTCGACCTCGACCAGCTCGAGGCCGCGATCGGCCCGAAGACCAAGGCGATCTTCGCGGTCAACCTCCTCGGCAACCCGAACGACTTCGGCCGCCTGCAGGCCATCGCCGACCAGCACGGCCTCCTCGTCTTCGAGGACAACTGCGAGTCGCTCGGCGCCACTTTCGAGGGCAAGGCGGCCGGCACCTTCGGCCAGATGGGCACGTTCAGCACCTTCTTCTCGCACCACATCGCCACGATGGAGGGCGGTCTCATCCTCACCGACGACGAGCAGCTGCGCCAGATCCTGGTCTCGCTGCGCGCGCACGGCTGGACCCGCGAGCTGCCCGCCGACAACTTCGTCTTCCCGAAGACCGGCGACGTGTTCGACGACCTGTTCCGCTTCGTGCTGCCCGGATACAACGTGCGCCCGCTCGAGATGTCCGGCGCGCTCGGCATCGAACAGACCAAGAAGATCCCCGCCCTCATCGCCGGACGTCGCGAGAACGCCGCCTACTTCGTCGAGAAGATGCGGGATGTCGCGGACATCCGTATCCAGAAGGAGACGGGCGAGAGCAGCTGGTTCGGGTTCTCGCTCGTGCTCGAGGGGGCTCTCGCGGGCCGTCGTTCCGAGGTCGTCGCGGCGCTCACCGCCGCGAAGATCGAGTCGCGGCCGATCGTCGCGGGCAACTTCACCCGCAACCCCGTGATGCGCTACCTCGACGCCGTCGTGCCGGAGAGCCTGCCGGCCGCCGACAAGATCCACGAGGACGGCCTGTTCGTGGGCAACCACCACTTCGCCGTGCACGAGAGCATCGACCTGCTGCACGAGACGATCACCGGCCTGATCTAG
- a CDS encoding NAD-dependent epimerase/dehydratase family protein — protein sequence MRALLTGGNGMLGRSIAEQWRLARPDDELVVVTRAEADLRDPEATRAVFAEARPDVVIHAAAKVGGIVAKLEHPTTYLLDNLLLDASVLSTARELGIRDVLYIASAAVYPEHYRQPFLEQDVLAAPLEPANEGYALAKIAGLKLCEYISREYGYNYRVAVPSNLYGPNDDYSLSHGHLIAAALAKVHAAQQSGADSVDIWGDGTARREFTYVVDLAEWIVAQAGNLAEWPALLNLGQGRDHSITEYYEAAAATVGFAGTFDYDTSKPAGMHERILDSSAARALGWNPQTSILDGMAEAYRQFDDTAVSRKASQS from the coding sequence GTGAGAGCGCTACTCACCGGCGGCAACGGGATGCTCGGCAGGAGCATCGCCGAGCAGTGGCGCCTCGCCCGCCCCGACGACGAACTCGTGGTCGTCACGCGGGCCGAGGCCGACCTGCGCGACCCCGAGGCCACGCGCGCGGTGTTCGCGGAGGCGCGCCCCGATGTGGTCATCCACGCGGCCGCCAAGGTGGGCGGCATCGTGGCGAAGCTCGAGCACCCGACCACCTACCTGCTCGACAACCTGCTGCTCGACGCGAGCGTGCTCTCCACGGCGCGCGAGCTCGGTATCCGCGACGTGCTCTACATCGCGAGCGCCGCCGTGTACCCCGAGCACTACCGCCAGCCCTTCCTCGAGCAGGACGTGCTCGCCGCGCCGCTCGAGCCCGCCAACGAGGGCTACGCGCTCGCCAAGATCGCCGGCCTCAAGCTCTGCGAGTACATCTCGCGCGAGTACGGCTACAACTACCGCGTCGCCGTGCCGTCGAACCTCTACGGTCCCAACGACGACTACTCGCTCAGCCACGGGCACCTCATCGCCGCCGCGCTCGCCAAGGTGCACGCCGCCCAGCAGTCCGGCGCAGACAGCGTCGACATCTGGGGCGACGGCACCGCGCGCCGCGAGTTCACCTACGTCGTCGACCTCGCCGAGTGGATCGTCGCCCAGGCGGGCAACCTCGCCGAGTGGCCGGCGCTGCTCAACCTCGGCCAGGGCCGCGACCACTCGATCACCGAGTACTACGAGGCAGCCGCCGCCACCGTCGGATTCGCCGGCACCTTCGACTACGACACCTCCAAGCCGGCCGGCATGCACGAGCGGATCCTCGATTCCTCCGCCGCCCGCGCCCTCGGCTGGAACCCGCAGACGAGCATCCTCGACGGCATGGCAGAGGCCTACCGTCAGTTCGACGACACCGCAGTGTCACGAAAGGCATCACAGTCATGA